A stretch of the Bradyrhizobium arachidis genome encodes the following:
- the rpsU gene encoding 30S ribosomal protein S21, whose product MQVLVRDNNIDQALRVLKKKMQREGVFREMKQRRSYEKPSERKTRERSEAIRRARKLARKQAIREGLLPAPPKKKLPERKAPLPQVT is encoded by the coding sequence TTGCAGGTACTTGTCCGCGACAACAACATCGACCAGGCGCTTCGTGTTCTGAAGAAGAAGATGCAACGCGAGGGCGTCTTCCGGGAAATGAAGCAGCGGCGCTCCTACGAGAAGCCGTCGGAGCGAAAGACACGCGAAAGATCCGAGGCCATTCGCCGCGCCCGCAAGCTCGCCCGGAAGCAGGCGATCAGGGAAGGATTGCTGCCAGCGCCCCCGAAGAAGAAGCTTCCGGAGCGCAAGGCGCCTTTGCCGCAAGTTACCTAG
- a CDS encoding phosphatase PAP2 family protein gives MVDTDAKTAWQLFHVNWLPIIVMGSLLALAVLLTDFALEPVAFGVTTAIAMSFVAIAYRHWLIRGELADPKLFFSLGTIGQVILTCAIVGPLSYVACASEWPLQDHALLAIDRALGMDPQAIARFVNDHPWLALVLSRGYGLIKWPLLLIPIVLALTERFVRLQTFMLAMSLALAVTIAISAFVPAIGTFYGLHLPAAHFPDINTSMYAGQLRDILALRDGSLRELELLKLSGIVSFPSFHAASAVLYMWALWPVRGVGGIAAALNLLMIAATPVIGAHYMVDVFGGIAVAAASIWAANRYLEWFCRSQAVTQMSPVLQPGLGMKS, from the coding sequence ATGGTCGACACGGACGCCAAAACTGCCTGGCAGCTTTTTCATGTGAACTGGCTTCCCATCATCGTCATGGGCAGCCTGCTCGCGCTTGCCGTTCTCCTCACCGACTTCGCGCTGGAGCCGGTCGCCTTTGGCGTGACGACGGCGATCGCAATGTCCTTTGTCGCGATCGCGTATCGTCACTGGCTGATCAGGGGTGAACTCGCCGATCCAAAACTGTTCTTCTCGCTCGGCACGATCGGGCAGGTCATTCTCACCTGTGCGATCGTCGGGCCGCTCAGCTACGTCGCTTGCGCGAGCGAGTGGCCGTTGCAGGACCACGCGCTGCTCGCCATCGATCGCGCGCTCGGCATGGATCCCCAGGCGATCGCGCGCTTCGTCAACGATCATCCCTGGCTCGCTCTCGTGCTCTCGCGCGGCTACGGCCTGATCAAATGGCCGCTGCTTCTCATTCCCATCGTGCTGGCGCTGACCGAGCGCTTCGTGCGGCTGCAAACGTTCATGCTCGCGATGAGCCTTGCGCTTGCGGTCACGATTGCGATCTCCGCCTTCGTGCCGGCGATCGGCACCTTCTACGGACTGCACCTGCCCGCGGCGCATTTCCCCGACATCAACACGTCGATGTATGCCGGGCAGTTGCGCGACATCCTCGCGCTACGCGACGGGAGCCTGCGCGAACTCGAGCTTCTAAAACTCTCCGGCATCGTCTCGTTTCCGAGCTTCCACGCCGCATCCGCCGTGCTCTACATGTGGGCGCTATGGCCCGTGCGCGGCGTCGGCGGCATCGCGGCCGCGCTCAATCTGCTGATGATCGCGGCAACGCCTGTCATCGGCGCCCACTACATGGTCGACGTTTTCGGCGGCATAGCGGTGGCGGCCGCGTCGATCTGGGCCGCGAACCGCTATCTGGAATGGTTTTGCCGTTCACAGGCCGTCACGCAGATGTCGCCGGTCCTGCAGCCCGGCCTCGGCATGAAATCGTAA
- a CDS encoding Flp family type IVb pilin, producing MKNLVARFVKDESGATAIEYGLIAAGIALAIITVVNNLGTTLNAKFGSISSSLK from the coding sequence ATGAAGAACCTCGTCGCGCGCTTCGTGAAGGATGAATCGGGCGCCACCGCTATTGAATACGGCCTGATCGCCGCCGGCATTGCGCTGGCCATCATCACCGTCGTCAATAACCTCGGCACCACGCTGAACGCCAAGTTCGGCTCGATCTCGTCCAGCCTCAAGTAA
- a CDS encoding transcriptional regulator, with amino-acid sequence MSAMKSAEPSPESIARSDRRRLAAEDGARALADVEKHAVEIRKNMTRLRDLREAKEAADAALAVTLPASAPKKRSRKLSR; translated from the coding sequence ATGAGCGCCATGAAATCGGCAGAACCGTCACCCGAGAGCATCGCACGTTCCGACCGTAGACGATTGGCCGCTGAGGACGGAGCACGCGCATTGGCGGATGTCGAAAAGCACGCCGTCGAAATCAGAAAGAACATGACGCGGCTTCGAGATCTGCGCGAAGCCAAGGAAGCCGCCGACGCAGCCCTTGCAGTAACCTTGCCGGCGTCAGCGCCTAAGAAGCGCTCGAGGAAGTTGTCGCGATAA
- a CDS encoding DUF1488 domain-containing protein, with product MTLTSGHYIGHEDDRMIVVFSMRDGGEEIPCAISTSAMDYLERGPQVRPEHREAQFIRLRDRIEARAAGKYRATELEGSPRGIVLRGVDFRT from the coding sequence ATGACCCTCACCAGCGGCCACTATATCGGCCACGAAGACGACCGGATGATCGTCGTGTTCTCGATGCGCGACGGCGGCGAGGAAATTCCTTGCGCGATCTCGACCTCCGCGATGGATTATCTAGAGCGCGGCCCGCAGGTCCGTCCCGAGCATCGCGAAGCCCAGTTCATCCGCCTGCGCGACCGCATTGAGGCGCGCGCGGCCGGCAAGTATCGAGCGACGGAGCTTGAAGGAAGCCCACGCGGAATCGTGCTGCGGGGTGTCGATTTCAGGACATAG
- a CDS encoding cold-shock protein translates to MTTGTVKWFNGQKGFGFIQPNDGGNDVFVHISAVERAGLSGLAEGQKVNFEVKTDKMRGKVSAENLSLA, encoded by the coding sequence ATGACGACAGGTACTGTTAAGTGGTTCAACGGCCAAAAGGGCTTCGGATTCATTCAGCCGAATGACGGCGGCAACGATGTGTTCGTTCACATCAGCGCAGTCGAACGTGCCGGTCTTTCGGGTCTCGCCGAGGGCCAAAAGGTCAACTTCGAGGTCAAGACCGACAAGATGCGGGGCAAAGTCAGCGCTGAGAACCTCTCGCTGGCCTGA